From the genome of Carassius gibelio isolate Cgi1373 ecotype wild population from Czech Republic chromosome B10, carGib1.2-hapl.c, whole genome shotgun sequence, one region includes:
- the LOC127965864 gene encoding ras-related protein Rab-1A-like produces the protein MNPEYDYLFKLLLIGDSGVGKSCILLRFADDTYTESFISTIGVDFKIRTIELDGKTIKLQIWDTAGQERFRTITSSYYRGAHGIIVVYDVTDQESYNNVKQWLKEIDRYASENVNKLLVGNKCDLTTKKVVDYTTAKEFADSLGIPFLETSAKNATNVEQAFMTMAEEIKKRMRPGTSGGSEKPDLKIESTPVQQSGSGCC, from the exons ATGAACCCTGAATA TGACTACTTATTCAAGCTTCTTCTGATTGGAGATTCTGGAGTTGGAAAATCTTGCATTTTATTGCGTTTTGca GACGACACCTACACAGAGAGTTTCATCAGCACGATCGGAGTGGATTTCAAGATCCGAACTATTGAGTTGGATGGAAAAACTATTAAACTGCAGATA TGGGACACCGCTGGACAGGAGCGATTCCGCACAATTACATCTAGCTACTACAGAGGAGCTCATGGGATCATTGTTGTGTACGATGTCACCGATCAG gAGTCCTACAACAATGTGAAACAGTGGCTGAAAGAAATCGATCGCTATGCAAGTGAGAATGTCAACAAACTACTTGTAGGAAATAAGTGTGACCTCACTACAAAAAAAGTTGTGGACTACACTACAGCAAAG GAGTTTGCAGACTCTCTTGGCATCCCTTTCCTTGAGACGAGTGCCAAAAATGCCACAAACGTGGAGCAGGCCTTCATGACCATGGCAGAGGAGATAAAGAAGCGCATGAGACCAGGGACTTCAGGGGGTTCAGAGAAACCTGATCTTAAAATTGAAAGCACCCCGGTGCAACAGTCAGGCAGCGGGTGCTGTTAG
- the LOC127966809 gene encoding FERM domain-containing protein 8-like — protein sequence MEGDDGDFLPDSSEHSQSQRGSVASSVTRAQDLLVYLASDSAVHLTLEGLGHMNAQELGRNVREALNIPSSAVDVFAFWFCSPLLDLQLKPKHLPYKLCRQWQDLLYRFTDAPQEDISQDEPCLLYKRNVFYPKSKELQIEDEGVLRLLYEEAKMNILEGRYPCDPEHWLRLGALSCAIELGTGLDDQALTVAIREKKLPSFLPAHAALGGGGFLSTLRGRGGRNAEMEQNLIKEYRSVCSSAAAGSSLEHIALLHQYLRSCHTLPYYGCAFFMGEIDKPAQGLLHRGGRKAVSVGISLEGVYVMDVKEKHVLLGLKFSELSWDHSYPETEGDSHILWLEFDGEEAGMPVNKLLKIYSKKAELMSGLIEFCVELRSVGESAAAGTDGEVTPSPEPTGRETNEKTRERRQGKMRRQSSVVCNRVHSLNTISYVDDGKEIKRLKPKRAASFFTRPAQSPTYSAVQVTESLEQG from the exons ATGGAGGGAGATGATGGCGACTTCCTCCCTGATTCATCAGAGCACTCTCAGTCCCAGCGAGGAAGTGTGGCTTCTTCAGTCACCAGAG CTCAAGATTTGTTGGTGTACTTGGCGAGCGACAGTGCAGTGCACTTGACTTTGGAGGGTCTCGGCCATATGAATGCGCAGGAGCTCGGCCGCAATGTCCGAGAAGCCCTCAACATTCCCAGCTCTGCCGTAGATGTGTTCGCTTTCTGGTTCTGCTCTCCTTTGCTTG ACCTGCAGTTGAAGCCGAAACATTTGCCCTACAAGCTGTGTCGTCAGTGGCAAGACCTGCTGTATCGCTTTACCGACGCCCCCCAAGAAGACATTTCTCAAG ATGAGCCATGTCTTCTGtacaaaagaaatgttttttatcCCAAGTCAAAAGAACTTCAG ATTGAAGATGAAGGAGTTTTGAGGCTACTTTATGAAGAGGCCAAGATGAATATCTTAGAGGGTCGTTACCCCTGTGACCCAGAACACTGGCTGAGATTGGGAGCTTTGTCCTGTGCCATTGAGCTGGGGACTGGACTTGATGACCAGGCTCTAACAGTGGCTATCAG GGAGAAGAAGCTGCCATCATTCCTACCGGCCCACGCTGCATTAGGAGGTGGAGGTTTTCTGTCCACACTGAGGGGGAGAGGTGGGAGGAATGCAGAGATGGAGCAAAATCTTATAAAGGAGTATCGTTCAGTCTGTTCCTCTGCTGCCGCTGGCTCTAGTCTGGAGCACATTGCTCTGCTGCACCAATACCTCAGGAGCTGCCACACCCTGCCTTACTACGG ATGTGCTTTTTTCATGGGGGAGATAGACAAGCCAGCCCAGGGTCTTCTTCACAGAGGTGGCCGTAAGGCAGTGAGTGTGGGCATCAGTCTGGAAGGAGTGTATGTCATGGATGTGAAAGAGAAGCACGTCCTCCTTGGTCTCAAGTTCAGTGAGCTTTCCTGGGATCACAGCTATCCTGAGACAGAGGGAGACTCTCATATACTCTGGTTGGAGTTTGATGGAGAGGAGGCTGGCATGCCTGTCAACAAGTTATTAAAGATTTATTCAAAAAAG GCTGAACTAATGAGTGGTCTTATTGAGTTTTGTGTGGAGTTGCGCTCTGTTGGCGAGTCAGCAGCTGCTGGTACTGACGGTGAGGTCACACCTTCCCCAGAACCTACGGGTCGGGAAACCAATGAGAAAACCCGAGAGCGACGGCAGGGGAAAATGCGCAGGCAGAGCAGCGTGGTCTGTAACCGAGTCCATTCACTCAACACCATCAGCTACGTTGATGATG GCAAAGAGATTAAACGTCTGAAGCCCAAAAGAGCTGCTTCTTTCTTCACGCGACCGGCTCAGTCTCCCACTTACTCTGCAGTTCAGGTGACTGAAAGTTTGGAGCAAGGATGA
- the LOC127966848 gene encoding vacuolar protein sorting-associated protein 51 homolog: MSSATTPPDSDPTRRRRAHSMLKHYYGLNEEGKVTEQAESLDPCDINGPHFDPEVYLNKLRMECSLGELMDHESCMVKQIRSLDSDMQTLVYENYNKFISATDTIRKMKNDFKKMEDEMDCLSANMAAITEFSAHISGTLQDQHAQITKLSGVHTLLRKLQFLFELPARLNKCLELQAYAQAVSAHRRARCVLQQYSHMPSFRGIQDDCHVIMEKLAQQLRQKFRDGGSSAKDLSECVELLLQLDEPAEELCDKFLSHAQSRFEADLQGLEAELKDSPVTDTGGDLVQKMNPGSNPVSPSSSSTTNPFLSPTAGTDILEFIDRGCNEFVSSLCLVIASYQELFINRPQEGELASKNIPEMANGKLHVFVDTLAARYFSLVERRIQEEKGVSDNSLLVRALDRFHRRLQAISKLLPGSAVPSQGTEIVVRAARERIKQYLSALQTFYHDSLTDVRQALAAPRLSVGGASASGGGASSKDATPSLPELLSSLSNFILNQLKSVLASVHLFTAKDITFSNKPYFKGEFCSQGVREGLVVSFIKFICQSSRQYCESAGDRGGSTPPALLLLLSRLCLDYETSTISYILTLTDEQFLVQHHTPVTPVTALCAEAREAAQKLLNHYVKVQGLIISQMLRKSVETRDWVNTIEPRNVRAVMKRVVEDTTSIDVQVGLLYEEGVRKAHSSDSSKRTFSVYSSSRQQIRYAPSYTPSAPMDTNLLSNIHKLFSERIDIFSPVEFNKVSVLTGIIKISLKTFLECVRVRTFGRYGLQQIQVDCHYLQMYLWRFVSDENLVHFLLDEIVGSAAHRCLDPSPMEQSVIEVICERG; this comes from the exons ATGAGTTCAGCTACAACCCCACCGGACTCGGACCCGACCCGGCGACGGCGGGCTCACAGTATGCTGAAGCACTACTACGGCCTGAATGAGGAAGGAAAAGTCACAGAACAAGCCGAGTCTCTGGATCCGTGTGATATCAACGGACCACATTTCGACCCGGAGGTTTATTTAAATAAG TTGAGGATGGAGTGTTCTTTGGGTGAGCTGATGGATCATGAGAGCTGCATGGTGAAACAGATCAGATCTCTGGACAGTGACATGCAAACCCTGGTTTATGAAAACTACAATAAGTTCATCTCAGCTACAG ACACAATCAGAAAAATGAAGAATGATTTCAAGAAGATGGAAGATGAAATGGACTGTTTGTCTGCGAACATGGCTGCTATCACAGAGTTTAGTGCCCATATTAGTGGGACATTGCAGGACCAGCATGCACAGATCACTAAACTATCAG GTGTTCACACTCTCCTACGTAAGCTCCAGTTCCTGTTTGAGCTGCCAGCAAGGCTCAATAAGTGTCTGGAGCTGCAGGCCTATGCCCAGGCAGTGAGTGCCCATCGGAGGGCACGCTGTGTACTACAGCAGTATAGTCATATGCCCTCTTTCAGGGGAATCCAAGATGACTGCCATGTCATTATGGAGAAGCTCGCTCAACAGCTGCGACAGAAATTCAG GGATGGAGGTTCAAGTGCTAAAGACCTTTCTGAATGTGTTGAGCTTCTTCTGCAGTTAGATGAGCCAGCAGAAGAGCTCTGTGACAAATTCCTCAGCCATGCCCAGTCTAGGTTTGAGGCAGATCTCCAGGGACTGGAGGCGGAGCTTAAAGACTCTCCAGTTACTGATACTGGCGGAGACTTGGTTCAAAAAATGAACCCTGGATCAAATCCTGTATCTCCTTCTAGTTCTTCCACGACCAATCCATTCCTCTCTCCTACTGCCGGAACAGACATTCTTGAGTTTATAGATCGAGGATGTAATGAGTTTGTCAGTAGTCTCTGTTTAGTCATTGCCTCCTATCAAGAATTGTTTATCAACCGTCCACAGGAGGGTGAATTAGCTTCAAAGAACATCCCAGAGATGGCTAATGGCAAGCTGCATGTGTTTGTGGACACCCTGGCTGCTAGATACTTCTCTCTAGTGGAGAGGAGGATACAGGAAGAGAAGGGAGTGAGTGATAACTCTCTGTTAGTGAGAGCCCTGGATCGCTTCCATCGCAGATTACAGGCCATATCCAAATTACTTCCAGGGTCGGCAGTGCCCAGTCAAGGAACGGAGATAGTGGTGCGGGCAGCAAGAGAGAGAATCAAGCAGTACCTGTCCGCCTTACAAACCTTCTACCATGACAGCCTTACTGATGTAAGACAGGCTTTGGCTGCACCCCGTCTATCAGTGGGTGGAGCTAGTGCATCCGGAGGTGGGGCTTCAAGTAAAGATGCCACACCCAGTCTGCCAGAACTGCTGTCGTCCTTATCAAACTTTATTCTGAATCAGTTGAAGTCTGTATTAGCATCAGTGCATCTCTTCACAGCAAAGGACATCACATTCTCCAACAAGCCCTATTTCAAG GGTGAGTTTTGCAGTCAAGGTGTACGTGAGGGCCTGGTGGTGAGCTTTATTAAGTTCATTTGCCAATCGTCTCGTCAGTACTGTGAGAGCGCAGGTGACAGAGGAGGATCCACGCCTCCTGCTCTCCTTCTGTTGCTCTCTCGTCTCTGTCTGGACTATGAGACCTCCACCATCTCctacatcctcacactcacagaTGAACAGTTTCTCGTACAG CACCACACTCCAGTCACTCCAGTTACAGCACTTTGTGCAGAGGCCAGAGAAGCTGCTCAGAAATTACTGAACCACTATGTGAAG GTTCAAGGATTAATCATCAGTCAAATGCTGAGGAAGAGCGTGGAAACGAGAGACTGGGTGAACACCATTGAACCTAGAAATGTCCGGGCTGTAATGAAGAGGGTGGTGGAAGATACCACCTCTATTGATGTTCAG GTGGGACTGCTTTATGAGGAAGGAGTAAGGAAAGCCCACAGCAGTGACTCCAGCAAACGCACCTTCTCTGTGTACAGCAGCTCAAGACAGCAGATCCGCTACGCACCTAGCTACACTCCAAG TGCTCCAATGGACACAAACTTGCTCAGTAACATTCACAAGCTGTTTTCTGAGAGGATCGATATCTTTAGCCCAGTGGAGTTCAACAAG GTCTCTGTGCTAACTGGCATCATTAAGATAAGTCTGAAGACATTCCTCGAATGTGTCCGTGTCCGTACGTTTGGCAGATACGGACTGCAGCAAATCCAGGTGGACTGCCACTACTTGCAGATGTACCTGTGGCGGTTTGTGTCTGATGAGAACCTAGTGCACTTCCTGTTGGATGAGATTGTGGGTAGTGCCGCCCATCGTTGCCTGGACCCGTCTCCAATGGAGCAAAGTGTCATTGAAGTCATCTGTGAGAGGGGCTAG